A stretch of the Nicotiana tabacum cultivar K326 chromosome 6, ASM71507v2, whole genome shotgun sequence genome encodes the following:
- the LOC107831411 gene encoding uncharacterized protein LOC107831411 has translation MANQVIVGALFWEGTSQVRPLYFDGQHFSHWKVRMKIYAKAYDVKVWRVIKKGNFPLPASAQPLADPEDVDSYTNEQMAVVQVNNKSRNLLYNAIRGEEYEKISSCDTTKEMWDKLEVTYKGTSKVKETHINMLVHDYELFQMKEGESIEEMFARFSKIISDLKAFGKPYSSGDQVRKILRSLPTTWQTKVVTLESQDLNKLSYDELWG, from the coding sequence ATGGCAAATCAAGTTATCGTAGGAGCACTTTTCTGGGAAGGAACTTCGCAAGTAAGGCCACTATACTTCGATGGACAACATTTCTCCCACTGGAAAGTGCGTATGAAGATATATGCAAAGGCGTATGATGTGAAAGTTTGGAgagtcatcaaaaaggggaatttTCCTCTGCCAGCTTCCGCTCAACCACTTGCTGATCCTGAAGATGTAGATTCATATACAAACGAGCAAATGGCAGTGGTACAAGTCAACAATAAGTCAAGAAACTTGCTTTATAATGCTATAAGAGGTGAAGAGTATGAGAAAATCTCTAGCTGTGACACAACCAAAGAGATGTGGGACAAGCTTGAGGTTACATACAAAGGAACCAGCAAGGTAAAGGAAACACATATCAACATGTTAGTTCATGATTACGAACTCTTCCAAATGAAAGAAGGAGAGTCTATTGAAGAGATGTTTGCCagattcagcaaaataattagtGATCTAAAAGCCTTCGGCAAACCATATTCAAGTGGTGATCAAGTTAGAAAGATTCTCAGAAGCCTACCAACTACCTGGCAGACCAAAGTAGTCACTCTTGAATCTCAGGATCTAAATAAGTTATCTTATGATGAACTATGGGGATAA